In Heteronotia binoei isolate CCM8104 ecotype False Entrance Well chromosome 5, APGP_CSIRO_Hbin_v1, whole genome shotgun sequence, the DNA window GGGCCAAAGTGATCACTTTATGTGATGCACAAATACCTCCTGTGACAGCAAGAATCTGGGCTGAGACATAGTGAAAGACACCACTGTTTTCTATAGTATCAGCTTTTTCAAGATGGAAGCCTGGATCCAATCTTTAAATCTTTGTTGCCTTGATTCTGGAAGATGGGCTTGGAATTTGCTAAAGAGCTGAGGATGCCCTTGAGTAGCAGATGCAAGGGAGAATTGTGTCAGGGCAGATACAAAATGCTGATAGTGATGCTGGTGTTGGTGCTTCTTCTGTTCCTTACCCAGAGCGTTGTCTGTGGGGCAGAAAGGGCAAAATGCCCATTGAATTTGTTTGAGGATCAAGAGAACCCTGTCAACCATTATAGGCCAGGAGACTACCTTATTGGTGGGATCCTACCTGTATCTGCTGCTACTCGAAAACCAGTCCACTTCAATCAGCCTCCCAGAACTCATAGGTCAGTAATTTGTGATACAGATGTGATATGATTCTACTCCATTTGAGTTTCATAGACTCCCCTTTCTTATGTTTCTGGAGAAATCACCGTCTTTAGTTGGTTCTGATATTTTTTGTTCTGAGACTGTAGGAGCATGAAAGTGTAAAcggagccctgatggatcagacttGTGGTCTGCCTATTCAAAACCGTGTCTCACAGAATAGCCATTAGTTCTTCAGGAGGGCCAAGAACACGGCATAGAGTCTGAGTCCTTCCGCTGAGGTTGATAGTTGGTAGTATTACTTAGAGGTTTACTGTCCCTGAATGAGCAGATTCAAattaatcaccatggctagtagccactggtccACGTACCCTCCATGAATTAGTCCAGTCGCCTTTTCAAGTTGTCTATTCCTGTGCCCCTCACTCCATCTTCTGCAATCTATTTCTACCTTTTGATAACTCACTgtgtaaacaaaaaaaacccaaccatttTTGCCTGTCCCACATCTACTGTCCATCAAAGTTTTGGATATCCTCAATTGCTAgtgttttgggaaagggagaaaaaaatagtCTCTGTCAactccctctcccctctccataAATGTATTAACCTCTTTAAATTCCCCCTCTGAGGTAGCTGAGGTATCTTTCAGACTGTTGTGTTCGATGGCCAAATTGAAGACTATTAGGTCtgttcctgcttggctcattggagccactCAATGTAACAGTTTGTTTCCTAGCAGAACAAAGCCTCTTTGCTTGTATGATGTAACTAGATAGAGACTGCAGCTAAGAAGATGTTTCTCGTAATACGTGATTCTCAGTCACAGCTCAAAGAAAACAGCCTGCTAAGATTGATGGTGTCCTGGTAGGTTTTAAGCGATAGAGACCTATTCAATTTCGTGGCAGGTATGAGGTAAAAGGAGGCTAATTGCCCGACTAAAAGCAAGACCTATCTTTTGCCTAGAAAGAACCAGGGATTTGGTATGATGATttcaatgaaagggaacagaaatcaTGCCCCTTTTCTTGGCAGAAATCCAATCACAAACTGTGTGAGCATCTTGGCCTTCCTGTTTGCCATTCGGGACATCAATCGGAACCCCCGGCTCTTGCCCAATGTCACTTTGGGCTACAACATCTACGACAACTACGGTGATGCACGTCGGAGTTACGACGGCTTGTTCTACCTGCTCTCCTCTGGGCAAAATAATATCCCGAACTATCACTTCGGAAGAGAGAAGACCCTTCTGGCTGTTGTTGAAAGGGACGAGTCTGAAATCTCCATCCAGATTTCACATCTGATGGGCATCTTCAAAATCCCACAGGTAGGAGTGTTTCTGTGAGTGGGGCAGCTTATCCTCATTTTATTAAGCAATCTGTCCAGAGAATTTCTCTTCACAGGACGTCAGGCTCTTTCTGGCTTCCAGTGAGACCACGCACACCCTGCTGGTTAgattatacaataaaacaattcattAAGCTTGACAATCCTTGCTCTGTGTAAATTCTGCTACCTGTTCGTGGACTTCCTTGAGGATGAGGCTCTGCCTTGACTGGCCACAAATTACTTATCTCTGCCTTCTAGACAATTCTCCACCTATGAGGCTTTCATTCTTTAGCCAGGATCTGGCTGCATGCTGGTGATCATGGAGTCCTTTCATTCTTGAGGGTctagagcagtggttcccaacctttttggcaccagggaccggtttaatggaagacaatttttccacggagtggtgtgtgtgggggggggcctgGATGGATGAAGGAGGTGGTGCTTCCCACATACCTTAGGTACCGCCTTTCCCCTtaagttccccagagagcactttggtctggatcacaaaatctgctgtcAATCCCCAGctctaaggaggccaggctgatgacaactagagccagagccttctctgtagtgaccccccccccccccagtggaaaGACTTGCCTGAAGAACTTAGGGCCctgagagagctcatacagttccgcagggcctgtaagacggcactcttccaccaggcattgcTGCCCACTACAGTCCTCAGGCAACGTCTGcaccacctcttgcaagctgccctgaaGCAGCAGCGGAAAGGAACATCTAAGTTCTGTTAACAGAGAACATAACTTTAAATTTAATACCATAGCGTCAAAGTGTTAACTTTTATGTTTAAAatggttttatggtttttatgtcttatacatcaggggtggccaacggtagctgtccagattttttttgcctacaacacccatcaaacccagccattggccatgttggctggggttgatgggagttgtaggcaaaaaaacatctggagagctaacctTGGCCACCCCAGTTATACATGTTTTgtactcatgcatatgcatgagcatgtaagccgccctgagcccccctcagcgaggagggcgggatataaatggaatcaaataaataaaataagtgtcCTTCTGACACGTGGACTTGTATCATCTTCATGGCGCGGATGTTGCCCccatctcttcctttccttcctaggTCAGTTATGGGTTTGTTTCCCACATTCTTAATGATCCAGTTCGGTTCCCTTTTTTCTATCGGACGGTTCCGAAAGAGGAGCAGCACTACCCGGGGATTGTCAGACTGCTGGTGCATTTCGGATGGACGTGGATCGGTCTCATCGCGTCCGACACTGAGAACGGAGAACGGTTCCTGAGAGTCTTTCCTCCTCTGGCCAGCAGGAGTGGGGTTTGTGTGGCCTTCTCACAGACTTTCCCAACCATAAAGCCATACCTGAAAGATGCACTGCTCTTGTCGTCAGATGCATTTCGCTTGTGGAGGGAGGTCAATGTATTTGTTTCTTATGGGGAGACACAAGTTTCGGTCAATATATTTATCCATATGCAAGCACGAGCTGAAATGTGGATCAAGCCCCCTGTGGGGAAAGTCTGGATCACCacggccttgtgggacctcacctTCTACTTTTTGAAACCACATTTAACTTCCGATCAACTCTATGGCTTCTTTTCCTTTTCAATGCAGACAATCAAAAGGATAGGATTTTACACTTACGCAACGTTGTACTCTTCCATCGAGCAGTTTTGGGAGCAATCATTCCATTGCGTGTATTCAAAGCCCGCTTTGTCCGTGAAAGGCCAAGTCAGCTGTGCAGAGAGAGGGAATCTGGAGGACCTTCCCCAGGATATGATCGAAATGATCCTTTCTCGAGACAGCTACCTTACCTTCCATGCTGTCCACACTGTGGCACGGGCCTTACACGCTGCTTACTCAACATGGTCCAAGCAGGTATTCAGCAGGGGCAGCTTGAGACCCCGCCCTCTACAGCCCTGGCAGGTATTCTTTCTCCACATCAATATTACCAATTAAAACAGTCTTATCATTTTGTAGTCAGATGTTGGTACGGCCTCAGAGGTAACCGTCTCCTGGCCGAGACCCCTCTCAAGAgctgcttctgtcagagctcaagATCCAAGCAGATCTTTGGCAGTGACAGCGTGGGATGCCTCATGGTACAGTTTGGTGTCGTGATTAAGTGCACGGagtcttgtctgggagaaccggggtttgattccatactcctccactcgcacctgctggatggccttgggtcagccatagcttttgtaggagttttccttgaaagggcagctgctgtaatagctctcagccccacctacctcacagcgtgcgtgttgtggggggggggggagggcaaaggtaaaggagcttgtaggctgctctaagactctgagacccagagtatagggtgggatataaatccaatatcttcttcgtcttctacAGCCCTGGCAGGTATTCCTTCCTCCACATAAATAATTACGTAATTTCTTCGTTAATGTTATTATCATCCTGCAGTTAGATGTTGGTACAGCCTTAGCTGACACTGTCTCCCACCATAGACCCCCTTGAGTTTTAGAAAGGGATGTGGTGAATTCTGAAGCTGCTGCCCTtccaccagtgtggtgtagtggttaagagtagcggactctaatctggagaaccaggtttgattccccactccttcacatgcagctgctgagtgaacttgggtcaatcacaagttctctctgagcggttctgctcaagagcagttcttggagagctctctcagccccacctgcctcacagggtgtctgtggtggggaggggaagggaaattagattgtaaactgctctgaggttcctttgggtagagaagtgtgggtataaagccaatctcttcttctgctgctgcttttgttcacctgggttttggccactgtgtgacacagagtgttggactggatgggccactggcctgatccaacatggcttctcttatgttcttatgcgacacagagtgttggactggatgggccattggcctgatccaacagggcttctcttatgttcttatgtgacacagagagttggactggatgggccattggcctgatctaacatggcttctttatgttcttatgtgacacagagtgttggactagatgagctaCTGGCCTGATCAATCATGGCTTCTCCGATGTTCTGAagtccggggcagtgatgttctgtcctcttggtgtttgggagggcaaTATAGGAAAGGCTTCCAGTGTTCCTGCTGCTGGAACTTCCTGATGGCTtcctgtgtgtgacacagagtgttggactggatgggtcattgacctgatccaacatggcttctcttatgttcttaagacctgATCTTACAAGATTGCCTAGCAAAGCTGCAGCTTTTGCCATTGATTACAGCAATGGGTTTTACGAGCTTCATGTCCCTTCCAGCATAGGAACATTCCTAACACAGATGTGAGGTAGGTAACCTGGGCAGAAGAATCTTGATTCTCTGGGATACAATTCACATAAAATGTTATGCccttaatcatagagttggaagggacctccagggtcttccagtctaaacccatgcacagtgcaggaaactcacaaatacctgcgcctaaattcacaggatcctcattgctgtcagatggccatctagcctctgcttaaaaacctccaaggaaggagagcccaccacctccaaaggaaacctgttccactgaggaactgctctaactgtcaggaagttcttcctaatgttgagtcggaaactcttttgatttaatttcaacccattggttctggtacgaccttctggggccacaaaaaacaattccaccccatcctctatatgacagcccttcaagtacttgatgatcctatcacctctcagctgcctcatctccaggctaaacatgcccacctcCAGATCTGCAGCCAACTGCTTTTGACAGGTCTGTAGAAATCTGGGTTCTAATTTGTTTTCTGACCAGCAAAGAACACAGATTCATCAGCTGATCAGAACAAATAAAAATGATTTATGAAGCACACTGTGAAGCTCAGCAAATCAAGGAACACCAATATGTTAAACTCTTTAAAACTAGAAGAGATACAAGACCACAAAGAAAATCAGTAATAGAAAAGCATTGAAttatagagttggaggggacctccagattcatctagtccaatcccctgcaaaatgcaggaatcCATGTTCTATGCAccccaagggtttagtttccatacatacctgcaagttaacattacctagcatatgcgacactctgcaaatctttagtgttcttatccgcAGTTTCTGGCAtgatatgaggctttgaattattgtcttgctcccccatacaatttagtttaaagccctccttattagattAGCAAGGCTGTttccaaacaccctttttcctactgccataaggtgcaaatcatctcctgatagaagaccaccatctcgaaagcataagccatggtccagaaatccgaatctttcctgatgacactatcgatgtagccagtcatttatttgaagtattcttttttctcattctaagccatggccttcaacaggaagaactgatgagaacacaacttGCGTGCCCAGCTCCTTCGCCACATAGTATGACCCGgagtccttccaactctatgattctatgaaatcacaAGTACCCCCCCCCttacctccttctcatgatctgcctacgttcacaggatcttcattgctgtcagatggccatctatcctctgtttcaaaacctccaaagaaggagagcccaccacctcccaaggaagcctgttcactgagaaaccgctctaacagtcaggaagttcttcctaatgttgagcctaatagtcttcctaatgtttaaaaacctccaaagaaggagagcccaccgcctcccgaggaagcctattcaaCTGAGGAACCActatgtcaggaagttcttcctaacatttagtcaaaaatgcttttgatttaatttcaaccattagttcttgtctgaccttctggggccgtAGAAAACAACTCTATAGGAGAGTTTTCTATAggagagcccttcaagtacttgaagatggtgatcatatcacctttcagtcatctcctctccactcTAAACACacccagttccttcaacttttccttgtaagacttggtcttcaggcccctcaccatcttaatTCTTAGGAGAACTGACCACTTTGTCTCCCTTATCCAGTCATTCAGACAATTATCTCTTTAGTTTCTTCAGGGTTTTCATTTTCAAAAAAACTCCCTTGCCCATAATTCTCATCATACAAGCCCTTTCAATTTCCTGTCCCAGCTGTATGATTCATGTACAAATGAGTCTGGGAGTTGGCTTAGCATAATGTTTAGTTTTTATTTTTTACTTATATCAGATAAAGCCCAACTTTGTCACTGAAAGTCAAGGCACATTATAAATTGTACATCAGAGCAACCAAAAGGACAAGACATCTAATAAGGAGAACAATTAagctaggattacagaaatctgaaagaaAATAGGAGGGAACCCCTAAAGGACTTGAGGGACGGCTCATCACATAAACCTATTTCCCCCTCAATGTATAATTTCTCCTTTCCCGCTTCTTGGTGATCCCTATACACTCTCCATGCCTCCTTCTCTCCTCAGTTATCCACCAACTTACCTtttactccccgcccccccatctTCGACtctatttattctttatttactgcatttctaccctgcctttatCCACAATGGGGGCCAAAGTGGCtacattattctcttctcctttttatccagataaccctgtgaggcaaggtAGGCTGAAAGAATGTGACAGATCCTAACCCATCTGCTATATTTCCACAGCAAGGCAGGAATTCAAACCTGGCCCTCCCAGGTCATCGTCTGAAGCttagtttaaagggactgcagaagaaatcaggaagaacatatcaacatatgaagctgccttatactgaatcagacccttggtccatcaaagtcagtattgtcctctcagactggcagcggctctccagggtctcaagctgaggtttttgcacgcctatttgcctggacccttttttggagatgccaggaattgaaccttttTGCACTTGAGCTGCAAACTATAGGAGCATGATGCAAGACATGGAAGAAGTAAGGGAAACTCCCAAATACTTTTAGGCCCCCTTTGAATGAACAAGACATTCTGTTTAATTTATTTGATTCAAATCAAAAGTACAGTGAAGATAGACGATGTGACTATAGAAGATTAGAATTCCAACTGAACTGTGCTGAGACATCCACCCTCTTTGGCTGGTTTCTAAGTGCCTgagttttctctttccttttagcTTCATGCTTTCCTGAGGAACATCCCACTTTCCAATACTTCCGCGGGTAAAGTGTACTTGGATGAGAACAGGGACGTTGCAGTAGATTATGACATTGTGCAGTGGGTGGGATTTCCCAATCACTCCCACGGGGGAGTGAAAGTCGGGACTGCGGAGAGACAGCCATCCGGAGAGCCCAAAATCACTGTTCACCAGAAGGCCATTATGTGGCCCAAGCAATTAAACCAGGTGGGGAAATCAATTGGTTTCATAGCCTTTTCTTAATTACCTTCTATGATCGTGTAAATGCATGTATCTGTTTGTTCTAGCTGAGGCACATTGAAATAAACAAAATCCAGACTTCAATATGGGACAATGTACACAGATTTTGCACAGTGATAATTGTGGTACTAGGGCTGCTCGGGGCATATTGGTATCCACTCCTGGAAGGTGTGTTTTCTAGATAAACCCATGCTTTTTTTGACTGTGTATAGGCAGAAGTCGAGCTTTTTATTCGTCCATACCTGGCCTATCCAATCCCCAAACTCCATACAGTGTCTAGTAAGAGAGGCTGCCCCTGCATCTAAAAATCACCCTGAAGGTCACATTTGAGGTCAGTGCAGATATGATCCATGGTGGCGCATTAGACTGGGTCTTGGTTAAAGCCAGGATGTACTGGAAAGGAGACGGGAACAACTCTTACAGGATCCAACTCAGAAtcatggctgccaacctccagccgGGGCCTTGCTACTGAGTACCCTGCCTTTTCCAGACTCCGCTTCCAAAtctccaaaataaataaataaggtaaaaaggtaaaggtagtccccctgtgcaagcaccagtcgtttttgactctggagtgacgttgctttcacaacgttttcacagcagacttttgacagggtggtttgccattgtcttccccagtcctctacactaccccccagcaagctgggtcctcatttgactgacctcggaaggatggaaggctgaatcaacctggagccagctacctgaacccagctttggctgggatcgaactcaggtcatgagcagggggttctgcagttctgcagctttaccactcagcggCACGGGGCTCGTTTAATAAAATAAACACCATTCCAACCCACCGTTTGCAAACCTACTCAGACCTCATATGGAAGAATCTCTAGTGGAAAGGACCGTCAATCTTGCACCTTCCACCAAGGTGGCAATTTCTGAGCCAAGACTCTGTAAACCATCTACCTTCAACAAACCTGGAGAAATTATGTCTCCTTTGCTCTGGCCTAGAAGGCCTAGCATCCCGGACCAAAGATTGCCAGTCCACAGCCTCCCATCTTCTATCTTAAGTCCACAGATCCTTCATTTACCACCTCCAATGCTTCCTTTTGAATTGCCCAGGCTCAACCGAGCAATGAAAATCCGTCTCCCACTCCTGTGGTAGCATCACCCTCAAATTAAGGCTTGAACTCTGAACCAAGAAAGCAAGGCCTGCACAGAATATCCGCATGCACAAAATTGATATTCCCTTTTCCCTTCTGCTTGACTTTCCGGTTAGTCCATACCCTATTCTAGGTGTTCGAAGAATTGTCAGCCTGGACAAGCCAAGATGACTCaggaagggaagccattttgctgctatgaCTGTGTCCCATGCCCGGAAGGAACCGCCTCCACAAAGGAAGGTGGGTGACTGACTCCAAAGAAATGACCTTGCTaagttttaaaagagagagagagagagccagaagGCAAAGTATCTTCTCCACCCTCTGCTGCTCCATCTCTCATCACAGCAGCTCTCTTTCCCGGCCAAAGTGTCTGGAGCAGGGATAGGTCAACCTGACCGGAAAAAGATCTCTGGCATCAGGGACAGTGCGTAGGAGCAGgagaggtaggcagctgcctagggcaccatctgGTCTACAGGGGCGCTGCAGGGTGccctcttcccccaccctgccGTTCTCACCTTCCCAGGTtggcacagacccaggaaggcaagaGCTGCTGGGTGGCATGGTGCTGTGTGCTCTTCTCAGAGCCGGCCTTCCCTTGCAGGGGAAAGTGGGCTCTGAGGTCAGTACACACTGCCCCACCTctctcaccttcctgggtctgccGGAAGCAGGAGCGGAACCTAGACGCAAGGAAACctgctgcagtcacacacacacactgcggctaatagccactgatggacctctactccacatttttatctaaacccctcttgaaggtggccatgcttgtggccgccaccacctcctgtggcagtgaattccacatgttaatcaccctttgggtgaagaagtacttccttttattcgttttaacctgtctgctcagcaatttcatcgaatgcccacgagttcttgtattgtgagaaagggagaaaagtacctctttctctactttctccatgcattatcttgtaaacctctatcatgtcaccctgcagtcgacgtttctccaagctaaagaatcccaagcatttcaacctttcttcatagggaaagtgttccagccctttaatcattcccgttgcccttttctggactttctccaatgttataatatcctttttgaggtgcggcgacctcaaaactgcacacagtactccaaatgagaccgcaccatcgatttatacaggggcattatgatactggctgatttgttttcaattcccttcctaataattcccagcatggcgttggccttttttattgcaaacgcaccctgtcttgtcattttcagtgagttatctaccacgaccccaagatctttctcttggtcagtctctgccagttcacaccccatcaacttgtatttgtagctgggattcttggccccaatatgcattactttgcacttggacacactgaactgcatctgccacgttgacgcccactcacccagcctcaacaggtccttttggagttcctcacaatcctttctggttctcaccacctttaacaatttagtgtcatccgcaaacttggccacttcactgctcactcccaactctaaatcatttatgaacaacttaaagagcatgggacccagtaccgagccctgcggcaccccattgcttaccgtcttccattgcgaagactgcccatttatactcactctctgcttcctattactcagccagtttttgatccacaagaggacctgtccttttattccaagactctcaagctttctaaggagcctttgataaggaactttatcaaaagctttctggaagtcaaggtaaacaacatctatcgggtcccctttgtccacatgtttgttcacccccctcaaagaaatgtaacaggttagtgaggcaagatcttcccttaccgaacccatgctgagttttcctcaataacccgtgttcatcaatgtgcctactcattctgtccttgataatgctttctaccaactttaccggtattgaagtcagactgactggcctgtaatttcccggatctcctctggaacactttttaaagatgggggtgacatttgctaccttccagtcctcaggaacggaggcagatttcaatgaaagattacagatttttgtcaaaagatccacaagttcaactttgagttctttcagaactctcggatgtatgccatccggacctggtgacttattagtttttaatttgtctatcagttgtaggacctcctcttttgtcacctcaatctgattcagggctttcaacaccccttccaaaattagtggttctggggtgggcaaaaagttctcatcttccacagtgaagacggaggaaaaaaatgcattcagcttctcagccatttccctatcctccttgttggatcagccatgttggatcaggccagtggcccatccagtccaacactctgtgtcacataagaacataaaagaagccatgctggatcattccaatggcccacccagtccaacactctgtgtcacataaggacacaagagaagtcatattggatcaggccaatggcccatccagtccaacactctgtgtcacacagtggcaaaaaaaaaattctctctctctctctctcacacacacacacacacacacacacactgtggctaatagccactgatggacctctgttccatatttttatccaatcccctcttgaagctggctatgcttgtagccgccaccacctcctgtggcagtgaattccacatgttaatcaccctttgggtgaagaagtacttccttccagtccaacactctgtgtcacagaagaacataagaaaa includes these proteins:
- the LOC132571700 gene encoding vomeronasal type-2 receptor 26-like: MGLEFAKELRMPLSSRCKGELCQGRYKMLIVMLVLVLLLFLTQSVVCGAERAKCPLNLFEDQENPVNHYRPGDYLIGGILPVSAATRKPVHFNQPPRTHRNPITNCVSILAFLFAIRDINRNPRLLPNVTLGYNIYDNYGDARRSYDGLFYLLSSGQNNIPNYHFGREKTLLAVVERDESEISIQISHLMGIFKIPQVSYGFVSHILNDPVRFPFFYRTVPKEEQHYPGIVRLLVHFGWTWIGLIASDTENGERFLRVFPPLASRSGVCVAFSQTFPTIKPYLKDALLLSSDAFRLWREVNVFVSYGETQVSVNIFIHMQARAEMWIKPPVGKVWITTALWDLTFYFLKPHLTSDQLYGFFSFSMQTIKRIGFYTYATLYSSIEQFWEQSFHCVYSKPALSVKGQVSCAERGNLEDLPQDMIEMILSRDSYLTFHAVHTVARALHAAYSTWSKQLHAFLRNIPLSNTSAGKVYLDENRDVAVDYDIVQCSKNCQPGQAKMTQEGKPFCCYDCVPCPEGTASTKEDADHCDKCPEDQHPNSDRDKCVLKAIIVLSYEESLGVTLTVIPLFFFLLTGGILGLFIKFRDTPVVKANNRDLTYILLVSLLLSFLSSFLFIGQPTKVTCLLQQATFSTIFSVSVSSVLAKTITVVVAFMATKPGNRVRKWLGKNLANSIIISCSSVQVGLCILWLGTSPPFPESDMHSQAGQITLQCNEGSVGMFYGALGYMGFLAAVSFTVAFLARKLPGAFNEAKLITFSMLVFCSVWVSFVPIYLSTKGKYMVAVQVFSMLASSAGLLGCIFIPKCYIIIMRPDLNTKQHLMTKLNR